In Crassostrea angulata isolate pt1a10 chromosome 4, ASM2561291v2, whole genome shotgun sequence, one genomic interval encodes:
- the LOC128179571 gene encoding uncharacterized protein LOC128179571: MDNMHSNGVTKIRVSYYFGGVEAQYFVFDAVGANKTGWFSRYRLLETSYDITAFGNATGIFGEYFSLEGDTVSSKTSPVHRHFYVNQGYYQCLKDLGWTHVVDGLGPCSYETLPTTAVYYVNTSSYSLMPGQTADFMAVFVKRGICRSSSSLLGKEYLLNNETEEIQQRINEIKANLTISVNTTSQYLRSKTCAEDERMTSRAIGFVFGVGLISVLSALILFPDIHIFINHALKGVSKKTGQNNVTK; the protein is encoded by the exons ATGGACAATATGCATTCAAACGGCGTCACTAAG ATAAGGGTATCCTACTACTTCGGAGGCGTTGAAGCTCAGTACTTTGTTTTTGACGCAGTAGGGGCCAACAAAACTGGATGGTTCAGTCGATATCGATTGTTGGAGACCAGCTATGATATCACGGCGTTTGGAAATGCAACAGGCATTTTTGGAGAGTATTTTAGTCTCGAGGG CGATACAGTGAGCTCTAAGACTTCTCCGGTGCATCGACATTTTTACGTTAACCAGGGTTATTACCAATGTTTAAAAGATCTAGGCTGGACGCATGTTGTTGATGGACTAGGGCCTTGTTCATATGAAACACTACCTACAACCGCTGTTTATTACGTTAATACATCATCATATTCGTTGATGCCTGGAC agacTGCTGATTTCATGGCAGTATTTGTAAAAAGAG GAATTTGCAGATCATCATCATCTTTACTTGGTAAGGAATATCTGTTGAACAACGAGACAGAGGAAATTCAGCAGAGGATAAACGAAATCAAAGCAAATTTAACAATATCAGTGAACACTACGTCACAGTATCTCCGCAGTAAAACATGCGCAGAAGATGAACGAATGACATCACGTGCCATTGGATTTGTTTTTGGAGTTGGTCTTATTTCTGTCTTGTCTGCTCTGATCTTATTTCCCGATATCCATATATTTATTAACCATGCTTTGAAAGGAGTTTCAAAGAAAACAGGTCAAAACAATGTGACAAAATGA